The Hyalangium gracile genome contains a region encoding:
- a CDS encoding DUF2339 domain-containing protein: MSAEDGEQELRERVQRLETLVASLQDRLHQLEARATPAVPAPRPVAAPPPPAPAAPAPRDLEAHLGTYWLSRVGIVALITGIAYLITYRFGELGVFVRVVLGYVLSAGLGAFGLWLSKRYSLFGRIVFGGGLALAYFVTYALHFIPSVRVIDSQVLALVLLAGLVVGIVVIAHRMHSETVAGIALFLGLHTGMLSDITSFTLMSTTLLAAGALFFLVKNRWVIVPLSSLVAVYSTHVSWAMRSDGVAHGTTEPERLLLSLGFLAVYFLLFSVALLARPRELSLRASLAFALLNWVGLVGLGSYEVARQSRPDLFTFILIVAVAHGVAAGVAWWRQAPAVLFHAYLSLGAITLALAMPAQYDAAPLVASWLVTGVVTGLSARGTASPILRWVGVAILCVGLGATWFIVDSPPILYGVAFACFLLVERAGELRTDWLPPPELLQAQGLLRALCAGGAALALVWLVGDWMPRGLTTLGWVVAAFGMFAVGFALRERRYRLAALGVLGLALGRLLIVDLARLPTDQRVITFILLGVMLLVISYTYTRLRDRKG, from the coding sequence ATGAGCGCAGAGGACGGGGAGCAGGAGCTTCGAGAGCGGGTGCAGCGACTCGAGACGCTCGTCGCTTCATTGCAGGATCGGCTTCATCAGTTGGAGGCGCGAGCAACCCCCGCGGTGCCCGCCCCCAGGCCCGTGGCTGCACCGCCGCCGCCGGCTCCCGCCGCTCCCGCGCCCCGAGACCTGGAGGCGCACCTCGGCACGTACTGGCTGAGCCGCGTGGGCATCGTGGCCCTCATCACCGGCATCGCGTACCTCATCACCTACCGCTTCGGAGAGCTGGGGGTGTTCGTGCGGGTGGTGCTGGGCTACGTGCTGAGCGCGGGGCTCGGCGCGTTCGGGCTCTGGCTGTCGAAGCGCTACTCGCTGTTCGGTCGCATCGTCTTCGGTGGCGGACTGGCGCTCGCGTACTTCGTCACGTACGCGCTGCACTTCATTCCGTCGGTGCGCGTCATCGACAGCCAGGTGCTGGCGTTGGTGCTGCTGGCGGGGCTCGTGGTGGGCATCGTCGTCATCGCCCACCGGATGCACTCGGAGACGGTGGCGGGCATCGCCCTGTTCCTCGGGCTCCACACGGGGATGCTCAGTGACATCACGTCCTTCACGTTGATGTCCACCACGCTGCTGGCGGCCGGCGCGCTCTTCTTCCTGGTGAAGAACCGCTGGGTCATCGTGCCGCTGTCGAGCCTCGTCGCCGTCTACAGCACGCACGTCAGCTGGGCGATGCGCAGTGACGGCGTGGCGCACGGCACGACCGAGCCCGAGCGGCTCCTGCTCAGCCTGGGCTTCCTCGCCGTGTACTTCCTGCTCTTCTCGGTGGCGCTGCTCGCGAGGCCTCGCGAGCTGTCGCTTCGGGCCAGCCTGGCGTTCGCCCTGCTCAACTGGGTGGGGCTGGTGGGGCTGGGCTCCTATGAGGTGGCGCGCCAGAGCAGGCCGGACCTGTTCACCTTCATCCTCATCGTGGCGGTGGCGCACGGCGTCGCCGCCGGAGTGGCATGGTGGAGGCAGGCTCCCGCGGTGCTGTTCCATGCCTACCTGTCGCTGGGGGCCATCACCCTCGCCCTGGCGATGCCGGCCCAGTACGACGCCGCGCCGCTGGTCGCCTCGTGGCTGGTGACGGGTGTCGTGACGGGGCTCTCCGCGCGAGGCACCGCCTCCCCCATCCTGCGCTGGGTGGGCGTGGCCATCCTGTGCGTGGGGCTCGGGGCCACGTGGTTCATCGTGGACAGCCCTCCCATCCTCTATGGCGTGGCCTTCGCGTGCTTCCTGCTCGTCGAGCGCGCCGGAGAGCTCCGGACGGACTGGCTGCCTCCACCGGAGTTGCTCCAGGCCCAGGGCCTGCTCCGCGCCCTGTGTGCCGGCGGCGCGGCGCTGGCGCTGGTGTGGCTGGTGGGCGACTGGATGCCCCGAGGGCTCACCACGCTCGGGTGGGTGGTGGCGGCCTTCGGGATGTTCGCGGTGGGCTTTGCCCTGCGCGAGCGCAGGTACCGGCTCGCCGCCCTCGGCGTGCTGGGCCTGGCGCTCGGGCGACTGCTCATCGTGGACCTGGCGCGGCTGCCCACGGATCAGCGCGTCATCACCTTCATCCTCCTGGGAGTGATGCTGCTGGTCATCTCGTACACGTACACCCGGCTGCGCGACCGCAAGGGGTGA
- a CDS encoding RNA ligase family protein — MNDAGPHHTSYEKIVERPEQWGLDDTGYRALKKSPWVVTEKIHGANFALLSEGRTVRCARRKALLAEGEDFFGHTALLPRLVPAVLRLYTAVRASHPDTVRVTLYGELFGGAYPHPEVAPVPGVQAVQTGVYYSPRIEFCAFDLARSPKAEALLKLLVEDILEQLETDAADSLRALAPESRAALEAHVRQEAEDLRTLYFELRR; from the coding sequence ATGAACGACGCAGGGCCGCACCACACCAGCTACGAGAAGATTGTCGAGCGCCCGGAGCAGTGGGGACTGGATGACACGGGTTACCGAGCGCTGAAGAAGAGCCCGTGGGTGGTGACCGAGAAGATCCACGGCGCCAACTTCGCGCTCCTGAGTGAAGGGCGGACGGTGCGCTGCGCCAGGCGCAAGGCGCTGCTGGCGGAGGGTGAGGACTTCTTCGGGCACACGGCGCTGCTGCCACGGCTCGTCCCGGCGGTGCTCCGGCTGTACACGGCGGTGCGCGCCAGCCACCCGGACACGGTGCGTGTGACGCTCTATGGCGAGCTGTTCGGCGGAGCCTATCCGCACCCGGAGGTGGCGCCGGTGCCGGGAGTGCAGGCGGTGCAGACGGGCGTGTACTACTCGCCGCGCATCGAGTTCTGCGCGTTCGATCTCGCGCGCAGCCCCAAGGCCGAGGCACTGCTGAAGCTGCTGGTGGAGGACATCCTGGAGCAGCTCGAGACGGACGCGGCAGACAGCCTGCGCGCCCTGGCGCCGGAGTCACGGGCGGCGCTCGAGGCGCACGTGCGGCAGGAGGCGGAGGATCTGCGCACGCTCTACTTCGAGCTGCGCCGCTGA
- a CDS encoding McrC family protein, with product MTAWTLTEWEWSELPLSPSDVLVAQAHLGSALSVEPSVGGFRLRAQGVAGLVSLPGGTLHVRPKVPGLNLLALVDYASREVAWGGDVVGSDSADELLSLLGTLYLRRVERLARGGWVRGYREEEDERPTLRGRWLVSRDVSRPPTHRHLLSCRFDEFTPDVAPNRVLLAALRVLERSSAFGSRVAAQANALASTLADVQPLAEVRAALRMLASDRRFTPYGPAVGLARLILEGAGVQATPGVQPLASFVIRLAPLFEAAITRALARVADARGMACHAQRPLSLDTESQLTAIPDIVLEHGGARLVIDAKYKLPADGLPPADDFQQLVTYLACLDTRRGALVLPATGAVPEETTLRLRTFGRLSEVRIMRVPLGGRALRVGAALEAAAERLVAWLPERSFALQLPSRAGS from the coding sequence ATGACGGCGTGGACCCTCACCGAGTGGGAGTGGAGCGAGCTGCCGCTCTCGCCCTCGGACGTACTCGTGGCGCAGGCGCACCTGGGCTCGGCGCTGTCCGTCGAGCCCTCCGTGGGAGGCTTCCGGCTCCGGGCCCAGGGCGTGGCGGGGCTGGTGTCGCTCCCGGGCGGGACGCTGCACGTGCGGCCCAAGGTGCCAGGGCTCAACCTGCTCGCGCTGGTCGATTACGCCTCGAGGGAGGTGGCCTGGGGCGGGGACGTCGTCGGCTCGGACTCGGCGGACGAGCTGCTCTCGCTGCTCGGCACGCTCTACCTGCGCAGGGTGGAGCGGCTGGCTCGCGGCGGCTGGGTGCGCGGCTACCGGGAAGAAGAGGATGAGCGCCCGACGCTGCGCGGACGCTGGCTCGTGAGCAGGGATGTCTCCCGGCCGCCCACGCACCGTCACCTGCTGTCATGCCGGTTCGACGAGTTCACTCCGGACGTTGCACCAAACCGGGTGCTGCTCGCGGCACTCAGGGTGCTGGAGCGCTCCAGCGCCTTCGGCTCACGCGTCGCGGCCCAGGCGAACGCGCTGGCCTCCACGCTGGCCGACGTGCAGCCGCTGGCTGAGGTGCGGGCCGCGCTGCGGATGCTGGCCTCGGACCGGCGCTTCACTCCGTATGGGCCGGCGGTGGGGCTCGCGCGCCTCATCCTGGAGGGCGCGGGTGTGCAGGCAACTCCTGGTGTCCAGCCCCTGGCCTCCTTCGTCATCCGGCTCGCGCCCCTGTTCGAGGCCGCCATCACCCGAGCCCTGGCCCGCGTGGCGGACGCTCGGGGCATGGCGTGTCATGCGCAGCGCCCGCTCTCGCTGGACACCGAGAGCCAGCTCACCGCCATCCCAGACATCGTCCTCGAGCACGGCGGCGCCCGGCTCGTCATCGATGCCAAGTACAAGCTCCCCGCCGACGGCCTGCCACCGGCGGATGACTTCCAGCAGCTCGTCACCTATCTGGCGTGCCTGGACACGCGTCGCGGAGCGCTCGTGCTGCCGGCCACGGGAGCGGTGCCGGAGGAGACCACCCTGCGACTGAGGACCTTCGGACGCCTGAGCGAGGTGCGCATCATGCGGGTGCCACTTGGAGGGCGCGCGCTCCGGGTCGGCGCGGCGCTCGAGGCTGCCGCCGAGCGACTCGTGGCGTGGCTGCCCGAGCGCTCCTTCGCTCTCCAGCTCCCTTCTCGGGCAGGAAGCTAG
- a CDS encoding Kelch repeat-containing protein, with protein MHRFSKSFFTAILFTAVFSCSSGPAAEEPVSGQVGQTLSTPRRLLPFVQLADGRVLAAGGHDGTRTLSSCELFDPATGLWSATGSLKVARRNHAAVTLADGRVLVAGGSPQQLVGMLASVELFDPATGEWTTVAPMSVPRVDPTAVLLPDGRVLVVGGSDLDRRQLRSAELFDPITGTWATTEAPGWGHGGAQTAAVLKDGRVLFVSGMQAELFEPSTGRWTKAGPAGGAAGTHRSGHTVTRLSDGRVLVVGGSTSRAAETAELFDPATDTWTLVAPPHMPRESHGAVVTADGAVLVVGGAHFSTGTLSSAEHFEPATGTWSLVTSLQAPRRGAGVVRLPGGEVLLVGGFNDAGGTLASTERYMPGSGCVPATCAGQGGACGVVADGCGGLLDCGPCDGGAQCASDDCDAGTEVDASVVIPVPIVR; from the coding sequence ATGCATCGGTTTTCGAAGTCCTTCTTCACGGCGATTCTCTTCACGGCAGTGTTCTCCTGCAGCTCCGGTCCCGCGGCGGAGGAGCCCGTTTCCGGGCAGGTGGGACAGACGCTGTCCACGCCTCGGAGGCTGTTGCCTTTCGTGCAACTCGCGGACGGCCGGGTGCTGGCGGCCGGAGGCCATGACGGCACGCGCACCCTCTCCTCGTGCGAGCTGTTCGATCCGGCCACGGGCCTGTGGAGCGCCACGGGCTCTCTCAAGGTGGCGCGCCGCAACCACGCCGCGGTGACGCTGGCGGATGGGCGGGTGCTGGTGGCGGGTGGCTCGCCTCAGCAGCTCGTCGGCATGCTGGCCAGCGTGGAGCTCTTTGATCCGGCCACGGGTGAGTGGACGACGGTGGCTCCCATGTCGGTGCCCCGCGTGGACCCGACCGCGGTGCTCCTGCCGGATGGGCGGGTGCTGGTGGTGGGCGGCTCGGACCTGGATCGGCGCCAGCTGCGCTCGGCCGAGCTGTTTGATCCCATCACCGGCACGTGGGCGACCACGGAGGCTCCGGGCTGGGGCCACGGCGGCGCGCAGACGGCGGCGGTGCTGAAGGACGGGCGCGTGCTCTTCGTGAGCGGCATGCAGGCGGAGCTGTTCGAGCCGTCCACGGGCCGCTGGACGAAGGCGGGGCCCGCGGGGGGCGCGGCGGGCACGCACCGCTCGGGCCACACCGTGACGCGGCTGTCGGATGGGCGGGTGCTGGTGGTGGGCGGCAGCACCTCGCGCGCGGCGGAGACGGCGGAGCTGTTCGATCCGGCCACGGACACGTGGACGCTCGTGGCGCCTCCGCACATGCCGCGCGAGAGCCACGGCGCGGTCGTCACCGCGGACGGCGCGGTGCTGGTGGTGGGCGGCGCTCACTTCTCCACGGGCACGCTGTCCTCGGCGGAGCACTTCGAGCCGGCCACGGGGACGTGGAGCCTGGTGACGTCGCTCCAGGCTCCGCGCCGTGGCGCCGGGGTGGTCCGGCTGCCGGGCGGCGAGGTGCTGCTGGTGGGGGGCTTCAACGATGCGGGCGGGACGCTCGCCAGCACCGAGCGGTACATGCCCGGCAGCGGCTGTGTCCCGGCCACCTGCGCGGGGCAGGGCGGGGCGTGCGGCGTGGTGGCGGACGGGTGCGGTGGGCTACTCGACTGTGGCCCGTGCGACGGCGGCGCGCAGTGCGCTTCGGATGACTGTGACGCGGGGACCGAGGTGGATGCCTCGGTCGTCATTCCCGTGCCCATCGTTCGGTAG
- a CDS encoding AAA family ATPase — translation MNVLPPLPELVAQFLQRFVHQPAGQAHLARYAVDAAFARSAFEDLCRRADAGEDVTERVLAKLLPHRDTPFNRQRGAWTARWAVINREIKLWFQNVGWVPDEAAWREVASHILRLLRALERGPQQAALDAFAASPLSKGFRSGFLSPALHCLRPDLYLVVNAKSRRAGNFCLALWGEPREVSVAIEHYLEANATLRSVLERLKPLGIQDADHFDAFCHWLCDRKQGGYLARKKVEELEDGPPEDDIGGEPEEEVGAWVVRNMLSRRNLRTELRRGRRSTWTATQRSSREWLQDAEPGDLVFLYQASPVREVLGLGRLVAAPVPVGEETRFEVEFLTDVLPQPIPLAAIQAHSTLSGMMMASPRSGMVLPIRADELPHLARLVWDRNPEVHEVLAPYLGPAATAPEPSVAQVPRVLDLAAWVDEWRRTSGYPDETDSRDAQQREAWARLLAKDALDRLTPEDFRPVFQLGVLGSPGSVARLNRFFLEAGEDELGRFRATLRDVLYGEGRVEQRLDRALDKSSPTYVQGLGEGVLMKCLALVQPERFLGVYASEGDHGKARMMEMLGLPPLPASLSPGTLAVRSNDALREALAPHMSAAGLPATQAMRRFLYWLKARLDQQPPKELDPAERFLHVTSLRRERLEELCALLEHRRQLILYGPPGTGKTFIARELARYQAGAEARCERVQFHPAYSYEDFVEGLRPQVDPQAPGGLRYEYRPGILKALAEKAQASPTERFVLLIDEINRAALPRVFGELLYLLEYREERVRLAGSGDLFELPPNLYLIGTMNSADRSIAQIDVALRRRFHFVRMDPDVEVLRRNLLKWDVAPDVCDWVVEGLEAVNSRIARSPGREFCVGHSFFMDKDLDSSRVERIWRHDIAPMLEDCFYDSPQVVTELRALFDAARPGAVDMAE, via the coding sequence GTGAATGTCCTGCCACCCCTGCCCGAGCTCGTCGCCCAGTTCCTCCAGCGCTTCGTCCATCAGCCCGCCGGACAGGCGCACCTGGCCCGTTATGCCGTGGACGCCGCCTTCGCTCGCTCCGCGTTCGAGGACCTCTGCCGCCGCGCGGACGCCGGCGAGGACGTGACGGAGCGGGTGCTGGCGAAGCTGCTGCCCCACCGCGACACCCCCTTCAACCGCCAGCGCGGCGCGTGGACCGCGCGCTGGGCCGTCATCAATCGGGAGATAAAGCTCTGGTTCCAGAACGTGGGCTGGGTGCCGGACGAGGCCGCGTGGCGAGAGGTCGCCAGCCACATCCTGCGCCTGCTCCGAGCGCTGGAGCGCGGGCCCCAGCAGGCCGCCCTCGATGCCTTCGCCGCCTCGCCGCTGTCCAAGGGGTTCCGCTCGGGCTTCCTCAGCCCGGCGCTGCACTGCCTGCGGCCGGACCTGTACCTCGTCGTCAACGCCAAGAGCCGCCGCGCGGGCAACTTCTGCCTGGCGCTGTGGGGCGAGCCTCGCGAGGTGAGCGTCGCCATCGAGCACTACCTGGAGGCCAACGCCACGCTGCGCTCCGTGCTCGAGCGCCTCAAGCCCCTGGGCATCCAGGACGCGGACCACTTCGACGCCTTCTGCCACTGGCTGTGTGACAGGAAGCAGGGGGGCTACCTCGCCCGGAAGAAGGTGGAGGAATTGGAGGACGGCCCGCCGGAGGACGACATCGGCGGCGAGCCCGAGGAGGAGGTGGGCGCCTGGGTCGTCCGCAACATGCTCTCCCGGCGCAACCTGCGCACCGAGCTGCGGCGCGGCCGGCGCAGCACGTGGACGGCCACCCAGCGCAGCTCGCGCGAGTGGCTCCAGGACGCCGAGCCCGGGGACCTGGTCTTCCTCTATCAGGCCAGCCCCGTGCGAGAGGTGCTGGGGCTCGGCAGGCTGGTGGCCGCGCCCGTGCCCGTCGGAGAGGAGACGCGCTTCGAGGTGGAGTTCCTCACCGATGTGCTCCCCCAACCCATCCCGCTGGCGGCCATCCAGGCGCACTCGACGCTGTCGGGGATGATGATGGCCTCGCCTCGCAGCGGCATGGTGCTGCCCATCCGCGCCGACGAGCTGCCCCACCTCGCCCGGCTCGTCTGGGACCGCAACCCTGAGGTGCACGAGGTGCTCGCTCCGTACCTGGGCCCCGCCGCCACCGCTCCCGAGCCGTCCGTGGCCCAGGTGCCGCGCGTGTTGGATCTGGCGGCGTGGGTGGACGAGTGGCGCCGCACCTCGGGCTACCCGGACGAGACGGACTCGCGGGATGCGCAGCAGCGCGAGGCCTGGGCACGGCTGCTGGCGAAGGATGCGCTCGACCGGCTCACGCCGGAGGACTTCCGGCCCGTGTTCCAGCTGGGCGTGCTCGGCTCGCCCGGCTCCGTCGCCCGCCTCAACCGCTTCTTCCTGGAGGCCGGCGAGGACGAACTCGGCCGCTTCCGCGCCACGCTGCGCGACGTGCTCTACGGCGAGGGCCGGGTGGAGCAGCGCCTGGACCGCGCGCTCGACAAGAGCAGCCCCACGTACGTGCAGGGGCTGGGCGAGGGCGTGCTGATGAAGTGTCTGGCGCTCGTCCAGCCCGAGCGCTTCCTGGGTGTCTACGCCTCCGAGGGAGACCACGGGAAGGCGCGAATGATGGAGATGCTCGGGCTGCCGCCGCTGCCCGCCTCGCTCTCGCCCGGCACGCTGGCGGTGCGCTCCAACGATGCGCTCCGGGAGGCGCTGGCGCCTCACATGTCCGCGGCGGGGCTGCCGGCCACGCAGGCCATGCGGCGCTTCCTCTACTGGCTCAAGGCCCGGCTGGATCAGCAACCTCCCAAGGAGCTGGATCCCGCCGAGCGCTTCCTGCACGTCACCTCGCTGCGGCGCGAGCGGCTGGAGGAGCTGTGCGCACTGCTGGAGCACCGGCGCCAGCTCATCCTCTATGGGCCGCCCGGCACGGGGAAGACGTTCATCGCCCGGGAGCTGGCGCGCTACCAGGCCGGCGCCGAGGCCCGCTGCGAGCGCGTCCAGTTCCACCCCGCCTACTCCTACGAGGACTTCGTCGAGGGCCTGCGACCCCAGGTGGATCCCCAGGCCCCGGGAGGGCTGCGCTACGAGTACCGCCCCGGCATCCTCAAGGCCCTGGCGGAGAAGGCCCAGGCCTCGCCCACCGAGCGCTTCGTGCTGCTCATCGATGAAATCAATCGCGCCGCCCTGCCGCGCGTCTTCGGCGAGCTGCTCTATCTGCTGGAGTACCGCGAGGAGCGGGTGCGACTGGCGGGCTCGGGGGACTTGTTCGAGCTGCCGCCCAACCTCTACCTCATCGGGACGATGAACAGCGCGGACCGGTCCATCGCGCAGATCGACGTGGCGCTGCGGCGCCGGTTCCACTTCGTGCGGATGGATCCGGACGTGGAGGTGCTGCGGCGCAACCTGCTCAAGTGGGACGTGGCGCCGGACGTGTGTGACTGGGTCGTCGAGGGTCTGGAGGCGGTGAACTCGCGCATCGCCCGCTCGCCGGGCCGCGAGTTCTGCGTGGGCCACTCGTTCTTCATGGACAAGGACCTGGACAGCTCGCGCGTCGAGCGCATCTGGCGCCATGACATCGCCCCGATGCTGGAGGACTGCTTCTACGACTCGCCGCAGGTGGTGACGGAATTGCGCGCCCTCTTCGATGCGGCCCGCCCCGGCGCGGTGGACATGGCGGAATGA